One window from the genome of Pseudonocardia hierapolitana encodes:
- a CDS encoding UvrD-helicase domain-containing protein, producing MTVIPFPAPVLAPTAFDVCGELPTGTTVLEASAGTGKTFTIAALAARYVAEGHAALPELMLVTFGREATQELRERVRERLVTAERGLADPAAARACADDVLRLLAEAPDAEVAARRGRLARALTQFDAATIATTHQFCQQMLAGLGVAGDGDRDAVFVESIEDILTEVVDDFYVRKYGARGAGTPAFSRAEALALARRAVHDGQARLEPRGAEPGSAAHVRHRFATAVRAEVARRKRVRRIYTYDDMLTRLADALADPARGAAARLRARYRVVLVDEFQDTDPVQWQILRTAFHGSTTLVLIGDPKQAIYAFRGADVVSYLDATDAAHHHATLARNWRSDAVLLDALDTVFAGAALGDPRITVHHVESAHPGSRLRGAPVDTPFRLRVASRAGLPKAPRRDLAVVGPARELVTRDAASDIAALLASGATVAGEPVAPGDVAVLVRTNDQGAMIRQALAAAGVPAVLSGTASVFGTPVAGEWLTLLEALEQPRAARVRAAALTPFLGHTVAELCGPGAEALLDEVGATLRAWAVVLHERGIAALLEAMTTRTTTGPGLPGRLLGVADGERLLTDLRHIAQALHAAAVSEHLGPAALVEWLRHRITDAAQDVVVERSRRLESDADAVQIITIHRSKGLEFPIVYVPFGWDRNVRDPDVPLLHDESGARVLDVGGESGDGWKERVARHRAEEAGEDLRLLYVALTRARCQVVTWWVPATTTATSPLHRLLIGRPPAGREPAEAYRVPADNAALHALRELAGSRISVEEIGFAQSALTLPASEPAAGELRAAEFSRRLDIAWRRTSYSALTASAGHGPGVGSEPEAAGIDDEAAVELPPGSEPDGVAALPSPMAELPLGAGFGTLVHGIFEAADLTAADLPGELTTHARDQLVHHPVPGVEAELLAAALLPAAHTPLGPLAGGLRLADIAPRDRLAELDFELPLAAGDTPGPPVFLGALAPLLCRHLPADDPLRSYPDALAGLAEQPLRGYLTGSIDAVLRLPGSRFAVVDYKTNWLGPMGPEGREPLTSAHYAPPRLAEAMIASHYPLQALLYSVALHRYLRWRLPGYSPERHLGGVLYLFVRGMCGPDTPAVDGVPCGVFSWVPPAPLVEELSQLMGGVA from the coding sequence GTGACCGTCATCCCGTTCCCCGCCCCGGTGCTCGCGCCCACCGCGTTCGACGTCTGCGGCGAGCTGCCCACCGGCACCACGGTGCTGGAAGCGAGCGCCGGCACCGGCAAGACCTTCACCATCGCGGCGCTCGCCGCCCGCTACGTCGCAGAGGGCCACGCCGCTCTGCCCGAGCTCATGCTCGTCACGTTCGGCCGGGAGGCCACCCAGGAGCTGCGCGAACGCGTGCGGGAGCGCCTCGTCACCGCCGAGCGCGGCCTGGCCGATCCCGCTGCCGCCCGCGCCTGCGCCGACGACGTGCTCCGGCTGCTCGCCGAGGCGCCCGACGCCGAGGTCGCGGCCCGACGCGGCCGGCTCGCCCGCGCCCTCACCCAGTTCGACGCGGCCACGATCGCCACCACCCACCAGTTCTGCCAGCAGATGCTCGCCGGCCTGGGCGTGGCGGGCGACGGCGACCGCGACGCGGTGTTCGTGGAGTCGATCGAGGACATCCTCACGGAGGTCGTCGACGACTTCTACGTCCGCAAGTACGGCGCGCGCGGCGCCGGCACGCCGGCGTTCAGCCGGGCGGAGGCGCTCGCGTTGGCCCGCAGGGCCGTGCACGACGGGCAGGCGCGGCTCGAACCGCGCGGCGCCGAGCCGGGCAGCGCCGCCCACGTGCGCCACCGCTTCGCCACGGCCGTGCGCGCCGAGGTGGCGCGGCGCAAGCGCGTGCGGCGCATCTACACCTACGACGACATGCTCACCCGGCTGGCCGACGCGCTGGCCGACCCGGCGCGCGGCGCGGCCGCCCGGCTGCGCGCCCGCTACCGCGTGGTGCTGGTCGACGAGTTCCAGGACACCGACCCGGTGCAGTGGCAGATCCTGCGCACGGCCTTCCACGGGTCCACCACGCTCGTGCTGATCGGCGACCCGAAGCAGGCGATCTACGCGTTCCGCGGGGCCGACGTCGTCAGCTACCTCGACGCCACCGATGCCGCGCACCACCACGCCACGCTGGCCCGCAACTGGCGCAGCGACGCCGTGCTCCTGGACGCGCTCGACACGGTGTTCGCCGGCGCGGCTCTCGGCGACCCGCGGATCACGGTGCACCACGTGGAGTCCGCCCATCCCGGGAGCCGGCTGCGCGGCGCGCCGGTCGACACCCCGTTCCGGTTGCGCGTGGCGTCCCGCGCCGGGCTGCCCAAGGCACCGCGCCGCGACCTCGCCGTCGTCGGCCCGGCCCGCGAGCTCGTGACGCGCGACGCGGCGTCCGACATCGCGGCGCTGCTCGCGAGCGGGGCCACCGTCGCCGGTGAGCCGGTGGCCCCCGGCGACGTCGCCGTGCTGGTGCGCACCAACGACCAGGGCGCGATGATCCGCCAGGCCCTCGCCGCCGCGGGGGTGCCCGCCGTGCTGTCCGGCACGGCCAGCGTGTTCGGCACCCCCGTCGCCGGGGAGTGGCTCACGCTCCTGGAGGCACTGGAGCAGCCGCGCGCGGCCCGGGTGCGGGCCGCCGCGCTCACCCCCTTCCTCGGCCACACGGTCGCCGAGCTCTGCGGGCCCGGCGCCGAGGCCCTGCTCGACGAGGTCGGTGCCACGCTGCGCGCGTGGGCGGTGGTGCTGCACGAGCGCGGGATCGCCGCGCTGCTGGAGGCCATGACAACTCGCACCACCACCGGACCCGGACTCCCCGGCCGCCTGCTCGGCGTCGCCGACGGCGAGCGGCTGCTCACCGACCTGCGCCACATCGCCCAGGCGCTGCACGCCGCCGCGGTGTCCGAGCACCTCGGCCCGGCCGCGCTGGTGGAGTGGCTGCGCCACCGCATCACCGACGCCGCCCAGGACGTGGTGGTCGAGCGCAGCAGGCGGCTGGAGTCCGACGCCGACGCCGTGCAGATCATCACGATCCACCGCAGCAAGGGCCTCGAGTTCCCGATCGTCTACGTGCCGTTCGGGTGGGACCGCAACGTCCGCGACCCGGACGTCCCGCTCCTGCACGACGAGTCCGGCGCCCGGGTGCTCGACGTCGGCGGCGAGTCCGGCGACGGGTGGAAGGAGCGGGTCGCGCGGCACCGCGCGGAGGAGGCGGGCGAGGACCTGCGGCTGCTGTACGTCGCGCTCACCCGCGCGCGCTGCCAGGTGGTCACGTGGTGGGTGCCGGCCACCACCACTGCCACGTCCCCGCTGCACCGGCTGCTGATCGGGCGGCCCCCGGCCGGCCGCGAGCCGGCGGAGGCCTACCGCGTGCCCGCCGACAACGCGGCGCTGCACGCGCTGCGCGAGCTCGCGGGGAGCCGGATCTCGGTGGAGGAGATCGGGTTCGCGCAGAGCGCGCTCACGCTGCCCGCGTCCGAGCCCGCAGCGGGTGAGCTGCGCGCCGCGGAGTTCTCCCGCCGGCTCGACATCGCCTGGCGGCGCACGTCCTACAGCGCGCTCACCGCGAGCGCGGGCCACGGGCCGGGCGTCGGCAGCGAACCGGAGGCTGCGGGGATCGACGACGAGGCGGCGGTCGAGCTGCCCCCCGGATCCGAACCGGACGGGGTCGCGGCGCTCCCGTCCCCGATGGCGGAGCTGCCACTCGGGGCCGGCTTCGGCACGCTGGTGCACGGGATCTTCGAAGCGGCCGACCTCACCGCCGCCGACCTGCCCGGCGAGCTCACCACCCACGCCCGTGATCAACTCGTGCACCACCCCGTACCGGGCGTCGAGGCCGAGCTGCTGGCGGCTGCGCTGCTCCCGGCCGCCCACACCCCGCTCGGTCCACTGGCAGGCGGACTGCGCCTGGCCGACATCGCGCCGCGCGACCGGCTCGCCGAGCTCGACTTCGAGCTGCCCCTCGCCGCCGGTGACACCCCCGGCCCACCCGTGTTCCTCGGCGCGCTCGCCCCGCTCCTGTGCCGGCACCTGCCCGCCGACGACCCGCTGCGCTCCTACCCCGACGCGCTCGCCGGGCTCGCCGAGCAACCGCTGCGGGGCTACCTCACCGGCAGCATCGACGCGGTGCTGCGGCTGCCGGGCTCGCGGTTCGCGGTGGTCGACTACAAGACCAACTGGCTCGGGCCGATGGGGCCCGAGGGGCGCGAGCCGCTCACGTCCGCCCACTACGCGCCACCGCGGCTGGCCGAGGCGATGATCGCCTCGCACTACCCGCTGCAGGCGCTGCTCTACAGCGTCGCGCTGCACCGGTACCTGCGCTGGCGGCTGCCCGGCTACAGCCCGGAGCGCCACCTCGGTGGGGTGCTGTACCTGTTCGTCCGCGGGATGTGCGGGCCCGACACCCCGGCGGTCGACGGCGTGCCGTGCGGGGTGTTCAGCTGGGTGCCGCCTGCCCCGCTCGTGGAGGAGCTTTCCCAGCTGATGGGCGGTGTGGCATGA